From a single Planctellipticum variicoloris genomic region:
- a CDS encoding DUF1559 domain-containing protein gives MTKSRGRSRVAFTLIELLVVIAIIAILIALLLPAVQQAREAARRTQCRNNLKQLGLALYNYHDVYNVFPMMSGNTGGPGGQRQGSYVGMLPYIDQAPLFNICASGGPTAHITGAANNYANFSFVPWDENHVGVVAKIPMLLCPSDADTRVEGNEGKCNYMTSRGDTIWDHTPQWNGNGQRGLRGFFVGGQPGAGTRSVRDVTDGLSNTIAISEAIKTKPGATTILTGAVSYQFDQGTLRTNPSICLTGLGAGGVITTTNGNSLRRGTRWMDAAPVFTGFTTILGPNKISCLSSNGGDSGDGILEPSSIHTGGVHGLMGDGAVRFISENINAGNATLTNPPGGSDQPPSGQSVYGVWGALGSINGAETVTDF, from the coding sequence ATGACGAAGTCTCGCGGTCGTTCACGTGTTGCGTTTACCCTGATTGAATTGCTGGTGGTGATCGCCATCATCGCCATCCTGATCGCACTATTGCTGCCCGCTGTTCAGCAGGCGCGCGAGGCCGCTCGTCGTACACAGTGCAGAAACAATCTGAAGCAGCTTGGGCTGGCACTGTACAATTATCATGATGTGTACAATGTTTTTCCGATGATGTCCGGGAATACGGGGGGACCCGGCGGACAACGTCAGGGCAGCTACGTGGGTATGTTGCCGTACATCGACCAGGCGCCTCTTTTTAATATCTGCGCTTCGGGCGGGCCGACGGCACATATCACCGGCGCTGCGAACAACTATGCGAATTTCTCATTCGTTCCATGGGATGAGAACCATGTGGGCGTGGTCGCCAAGATACCAATGTTGCTCTGTCCGTCGGATGCGGACACCAGAGTCGAGGGGAACGAGGGAAAGTGCAACTACATGACGTCCCGCGGCGACACCATCTGGGATCACACTCCGCAGTGGAATGGCAACGGTCAGCGTGGACTTCGCGGGTTTTTCGTCGGGGGCCAGCCGGGAGCGGGTACTCGTTCCGTGCGTGATGTGACCGACGGGCTGAGCAATACGATTGCCATCAGCGAAGCGATTAAAACAAAGCCAGGCGCCACGACGATTCTGACTGGGGCAGTCTCCTACCAGTTCGATCAGGGGACGTTGCGTACGAATCCTTCGATTTGTCTGACCGGCCTCGGTGCCGGGGGCGTTATCACGACGACGAACGGCAATTCACTTCGCCGTGGCACTCGCTGGATGGACGCCGCGCCCGTGTTCACGGGCTTCACAACGATTCTCGGGCCGAACAAGATCAGTTGCCTGTCGAGCAATGGCGGGGATTCTGGCGATGGAATTCTGGAACCGTCCAGCATTCACACGGGTGGCGTTCATGGCCTGATGGGTGATGGCGCCGTTCGTTTCATAAGCGAGAACATCAATGCGGGAAATGCCACATTGACGAATCCGCCAGGCGGCTCCGATCAGCCACCGAGCGGACAAAGCGTCTACGGCGTTTGGGGGGCACTGGGTTCCATCAACGGTGCAGAAACCGTGACAGATTTCTAG
- a CDS encoding arsenate reductase ArsC, whose product MSLPRVLFVCVENSNRSQMAEAFARRHGAAIVEAHSSGSRPSGRVNPRAIEFMQEVGYDLTTHTSKSLDDIPPGRYAAAITMGCGDSCPMVAADIREDWQIPDPKELPADEFRQIRDLIESKVKALLTRVAAG is encoded by the coding sequence ATGAGCCTCCCCCGCGTGCTGTTTGTGTGTGTCGAGAATTCCAACCGCAGCCAGATGGCCGAGGCATTCGCCCGCCGGCATGGAGCGGCCATTGTCGAAGCCCACAGCTCGGGGTCGCGACCGTCGGGGCGGGTCAATCCGCGGGCGATCGAGTTCATGCAGGAAGTCGGCTACGACCTGACGACGCACACCTCGAAATCCCTCGACGACATCCCTCCCGGACGGTACGCCGCGGCGATCACGATGGGCTGCGGCGATTCGTGCCCGATGGTCGCGGCCGACATCCGCGAGGACTGGCAGATTCCCGACCCGAAGGAGCTGCCTGCCGACGAGTTCCGGCAGATCCGGGATCTGATCGAGTCGAAGGTGAAGGCGCTGCTGACGCGCGTCGCCGCCGGCTGA
- a CDS encoding FG-GAP repeat domain-containing protein → MNLPTSLSAGVALICLAGLSHAQEPSLAEFYGFRELEVSKLTERSNSLVTGDFNHDGLTDLAAIDNSHSRIDLLLQRKSPTDATPAGVGAGIPEVNAVANSGRFDQQKLGVDQELAALAVADFNGDGRDDIAYFGNPDRLIVRFQPEQGEWTGKFELRIPDVAPAAWMLTAGDLNHDGKADLAVLGKSETWVFLQEQGGKFGTPVKLLNTSDKLGLVQIADLNGDGRNDLCYLAGDGLNRTLCTRLQDGEGRLGPEYVFDLERPRAVSLKDVDGLPGAEILTVDSRTGRIKLLKLETVATPAGQLPERLIHYGFGKAGTGRDREVALTDLNGDRLTDVAVSDPEGSRMLVFLQRKGGGLDLGTPFPGLSGTDLLRAGDLDGRGASELVVHSSAEKTLGVSRLVDGRLQFPRAIPAEGDVVGLELADLNADGRAEMILLLRVKKGRETTYAVQLLKAGDGENRWETLPVKGEGMQPFELNGTPERLLATNLTGDARPELVILQGTSKRPQVFAFDDQLVLKSAENTSGPGLPSVAAGAVTVAELGGKSGLLVAQENFARFLVLGEDQRWQVIEQFNVSESNARVAAAAAVDLDGQPGPEIILVDPGVKKLRILLKQESGYLPWKEIDLGDFPFESLQIADLNGDARSDVLVFGADRYAVLYSGGEAPTVKELASFESQLEKVYPTDVVAGDLNGDGHVDLVMTDTRAHFIELLQFRPETGLKHALYFRLFEEKSFANDRVSDTEPREALVVDVTGDGRADLVLLTHDRLLVYPQDDGK, encoded by the coding sequence ATGAATCTGCCCACATCTTTGAGCGCCGGCGTCGCCCTGATCTGCCTGGCGGGTCTGTCGCACGCCCAGGAACCTTCACTCGCCGAGTTCTACGGCTTTCGCGAGCTCGAAGTCTCCAAACTCACCGAGCGCTCAAACAGCCTGGTTACCGGAGACTTTAACCACGACGGATTGACGGATCTGGCGGCCATCGACAACAGCCACAGCCGGATTGATCTGCTGCTGCAGCGCAAGTCGCCGACCGACGCCACTCCCGCGGGCGTCGGCGCCGGAATACCAGAGGTGAACGCCGTCGCCAATTCCGGGCGATTCGACCAGCAGAAGCTCGGCGTGGATCAAGAGCTGGCGGCCTTGGCCGTCGCCGACTTCAACGGCGATGGACGCGACGACATCGCCTATTTTGGCAACCCGGACCGCCTGATTGTCCGATTTCAGCCCGAGCAGGGCGAATGGACCGGCAAATTTGAGCTGCGGATCCCCGATGTCGCCCCGGCCGCCTGGATGCTGACCGCCGGCGATTTGAACCACGATGGGAAGGCCGACCTGGCGGTCCTGGGAAAATCGGAAACCTGGGTGTTCCTCCAGGAGCAAGGCGGAAAGTTCGGCACGCCGGTCAAACTGCTGAATACCTCCGACAAACTCGGCTTGGTTCAGATTGCCGACCTCAACGGCGACGGTCGGAACGACCTCTGTTATCTTGCCGGCGACGGGCTGAATCGCACGCTCTGCACGCGACTGCAGGATGGCGAAGGTCGACTCGGGCCGGAGTACGTTTTCGACCTCGAACGCCCGCGGGCCGTGAGCCTCAAAGACGTCGACGGACTCCCCGGCGCCGAAATCCTGACTGTCGATTCGCGGACTGGACGGATCAAGCTGCTCAAGCTGGAAACCGTGGCGACTCCAGCCGGGCAGTTGCCCGAGCGATTGATCCACTATGGATTCGGCAAGGCCGGGACGGGGCGGGACCGCGAAGTGGCGCTGACCGACTTGAACGGCGACCGGCTGACCGACGTTGCCGTCTCCGACCCGGAAGGCTCGCGGATGCTGGTCTTCCTGCAGCGCAAGGGGGGCGGGCTGGATCTTGGGACGCCATTCCCAGGACTCTCCGGAACTGATCTACTGCGAGCCGGCGACCTGGATGGCAGAGGCGCCAGCGAACTGGTCGTTCACAGCAGCGCCGAAAAGACGCTCGGCGTCAGCCGGCTCGTTGACGGTCGGCTTCAGTTCCCGCGGGCAATCCCCGCGGAAGGCGATGTCGTCGGGTTGGAACTCGCCGATCTGAATGCCGACGGTCGGGCCGAAATGATCTTGCTGCTGCGTGTGAAGAAGGGGCGGGAGACCACCTACGCAGTGCAGTTGCTCAAGGCCGGGGACGGCGAGAACCGCTGGGAAACACTGCCGGTGAAAGGCGAAGGGATGCAGCCCTTCGAGCTCAACGGCACGCCCGAACGGCTCCTGGCAACGAATCTCACCGGCGACGCCCGGCCGGAACTCGTCATTCTGCAAGGAACCTCCAAGCGTCCCCAAGTCTTCGCGTTCGACGATCAACTGGTTCTGAAATCCGCCGAAAACACCAGCGGCCCCGGCTTGCCAAGCGTCGCCGCCGGCGCGGTCACTGTCGCTGAGCTCGGCGGGAAATCCGGGCTCCTCGTCGCCCAGGAGAATTTCGCCAGGTTCCTGGTCCTCGGAGAAGACCAGCGCTGGCAGGTGATCGAACAGTTCAACGTCTCGGAATCCAACGCCCGCGTTGCAGCGGCCGCCGCCGTCGATCTCGACGGCCAGCCCGGTCCGGAGATCATCCTCGTCGACCCCGGCGTCAAAAAACTGCGAATCCTGTTGAAGCAGGAGTCGGGATACCTGCCTTGGAAAGAAATCGATCTCGGCGACTTCCCTTTCGAGTCGTTGCAGATCGCCGACCTCAACGGCGACGCCCGATCCGATGTCCTCGTCTTCGGAGCGGACCGCTATGCCGTCCTGTACTCCGGCGGCGAAGCCCCGACGGTCAAGGAACTGGCGTCGTTCGAAAGTCAGTTGGAGAAGGTCTATCCCACGGACGTCGTCGCCGGAGATCTCAACGGCGACGGCCATGTCGATCTGGTGATGACCGACACGCGAGCCCACTTTATTGAGTTGCTTCAGTTCCGACCGGAAACCGGCCTCAAGCACGCCCTCTACTTCCGTCTGTTCGAAGAAAAGAGTTTCGCCAACGACCGGGTCTCCGACACCGAACCGCGCGAGGCCCTGGTCGTCGATGTCACCGGCGACGGCCGGGCCGATCTGGTCCTCCTGACGCACGACCGTCTGCTGGTCTATCCGCAGGATGACGGCAAGTAG
- a CDS encoding FG-GAP-like repeat-containing protein, producing the protein MLILSAVSLGAAGCDRTSPRQESVLSQARAALAGGNFRSAEKLALKIQRDSPDWMIAIALAGEAATKDQRVDDAVQHYRTLALKQQESRELPLGVFYAAEASRDAGRLTEAEALYRQFLNFAPNNALTHERMAFLTSVSGRRWESFPHYFFLVRSGTATVQELILFADLDRPVEQRPFLERCSEKVPDDRLVQLGLASHSFWEGDAAGAESRLRSLVAETPDLIAAQSMLGELLVTRSSQQFQEWHRKLPAAANGDPDIAYVRGLWARTQNRPQVAARCCWEAIRLAPTHRRATFQLAQVLRSIEHPASAPAEARAKQLIQLTQEIDRVLRTKSQDAAPYRSVATLLEQMGRIWEAGAWGVVARKEFPESEWIGDLLSRVAAQLNDQLPLVTDNENLALRYDLSGFPEFASLISSSADDLPRDPVSSREAIRFAAESDGPDFAYWNGADPETPGVRQFEQTGGGVGVLDFDVDGWPDLFFPQGLDWRTGSMVPEVSNRFSDGLFRNRGGEGWGDVSTSAGLHDTGFGQGCAAGDFDNDGFPDLYVANVGRNQLLRNNGDGTFADVTDAAGLTTGDWTVSCALVDVNGDGDPDLYDVNYLTGPGVYEAICNGKACSPGAFAGAPDQLLISHGNGRFAVHPPDSPEVDGKGMGIVAFDGSGRGRPSLFIANDQVPNFLLQNRATDSGDRVRFDDEGFPAGVAFNQDGLAMASMGIAADDADGDGRIDFYVSTFKDEGSTLFLQSSPGLFVESANTAGLKGPTFPFVGWGAQFLDADLDGWPDLVGVNGHVDDYRDKGGEYHMRPQFFRNLGGARFEELQGAGVGPYFAQPRLGRGLARLDWNRDGRMDFAVSHIGDRAGLVTNDTAQAGHFLNIRLSARTTARDAIGATVEVVAGDRRWTKQLVAGDGYMAGNERLLQFGLGSAETATRVKVEWPSGATSEVDDVPADRTLELIEDSSRGILRENPECSEVIATVTGHAE; encoded by the coding sequence ATGCTGATACTTTCCGCCGTGTCCCTTGGCGCTGCCGGTTGCGACCGCACTTCGCCGCGTCAGGAGTCGGTGCTGTCCCAGGCGCGGGCGGCGCTGGCAGGCGGAAATTTTCGGAGTGCAGAGAAGCTGGCGTTGAAAATCCAGCGTGATAGCCCGGATTGGATGATTGCGATTGCTCTTGCGGGAGAGGCCGCGACGAAGGATCAACGCGTCGACGATGCCGTCCAACACTATCGAACGCTGGCTCTAAAACAACAGGAGTCGCGGGAACTGCCGCTGGGGGTGTTTTATGCCGCCGAAGCCTCCCGCGATGCCGGCCGATTGACCGAGGCGGAAGCCCTCTATCGGCAATTTTTGAATTTCGCTCCGAATAACGCTCTGACGCACGAGCGCATGGCCTTTCTGACGAGCGTGTCCGGCAGACGGTGGGAGTCTTTTCCCCACTACTTCTTCTTGGTTCGTAGCGGAACGGCGACCGTTCAGGAGCTGATTCTCTTTGCGGATCTCGATCGGCCCGTCGAGCAACGTCCGTTTCTGGAGCGTTGCTCTGAAAAAGTCCCCGACGACCGGCTTGTCCAACTGGGGTTGGCCAGTCATTCGTTCTGGGAGGGGGACGCCGCTGGTGCGGAGTCCCGGTTGCGATCTCTTGTCGCAGAGACACCGGATCTGATTGCCGCCCAGTCGATGCTGGGCGAGTTGCTGGTCACTCGGTCGAGCCAGCAGTTTCAGGAGTGGCATCGAAAGCTCCCGGCCGCCGCCAATGGCGATCCCGATATCGCGTATGTTCGTGGGCTCTGGGCCAGGACTCAAAATCGACCGCAGGTGGCCGCCCGATGTTGCTGGGAGGCCATCCGACTGGCCCCGACGCACCGCCGGGCGACATTTCAATTGGCCCAGGTTTTGCGGTCGATTGAGCATCCCGCCAGCGCGCCCGCCGAAGCCCGCGCCAAGCAATTGATTCAGTTGACGCAGGAGATTGACCGCGTCTTGCGCACGAAGTCTCAGGACGCTGCGCCCTACCGGAGCGTGGCGACGCTTCTGGAGCAAATGGGCCGCATCTGGGAAGCCGGCGCCTGGGGCGTTGTGGCGAGAAAAGAGTTTCCCGAATCGGAATGGATCGGAGACTTGCTGTCACGTGTTGCCGCGCAGCTCAACGACCAATTGCCGTTGGTGACTGACAACGAAAATCTTGCTCTGCGATACGATCTCTCGGGATTTCCCGAGTTCGCCTCTCTGATCAGCAGCAGTGCCGACGACTTGCCGCGTGATCCAGTTTCAAGTCGGGAGGCCATTCGATTTGCCGCAGAATCGGACGGCCCGGACTTCGCCTACTGGAACGGCGCAGATCCGGAGACGCCTGGCGTGCGCCAGTTCGAGCAGACCGGCGGCGGGGTCGGAGTTCTCGACTTCGATGTCGACGGCTGGCCCGATCTGTTCTTTCCGCAGGGGCTCGACTGGCGAACCGGCTCAATGGTTCCCGAAGTCTCGAATCGCTTTTCCGATGGATTGTTCCGCAATCGTGGCGGAGAAGGTTGGGGTGACGTGTCGACGTCCGCGGGATTGCATGACACCGGCTTCGGACAGGGATGCGCCGCAGGCGACTTCGACAATGACGGCTTTCCGGATCTTTACGTCGCCAATGTCGGCCGGAATCAACTGCTCCGTAACAATGGCGACGGCACGTTCGCCGATGTCACGGACGCCGCCGGCTTGACGACCGGCGACTGGACGGTGAGTTGCGCACTGGTCGATGTGAACGGCGATGGTGATCCGGACCTGTACGATGTGAATTATCTCACGGGTCCCGGCGTTTATGAGGCGATCTGCAACGGCAAAGCCTGCTCTCCGGGCGCCTTTGCCGGCGCTCCCGATCAACTGCTCATCAGCCACGGCAATGGCCGGTTTGCAGTTCATCCGCCCGACTCGCCGGAAGTTGACGGAAAAGGAATGGGAATCGTGGCCTTCGACGGGAGCGGACGCGGTCGACCGAGCCTCTTCATCGCCAACGACCAGGTGCCGAATTTCCTGCTGCAGAACCGGGCGACGGATAGTGGCGACCGCGTGCGGTTCGACGACGAGGGCTTTCCCGCCGGGGTCGCGTTCAATCAGGACGGTCTGGCGATGGCGTCGATGGGGATTGCCGCGGACGACGCCGACGGCGACGGTCGCATCGACTTCTATGTCTCTACCTTTAAGGACGAGGGGAGCACGTTGTTCTTGCAGAGTTCGCCCGGCCTGTTCGTCGAATCCGCCAACACCGCCGGCCTGAAAGGGCCGACGTTTCCGTTCGTCGGCTGGGGGGCGCAGTTTCTCGACGCCGATCTCGACGGCTGGCCTGACCTGGTCGGCGTCAACGGCCACGTCGACGACTATCGGGACAAGGGGGGCGAGTACCACATGCGGCCGCAGTTTTTCCGCAATCTCGGCGGCGCGCGTTTTGAAGAGTTGCAGGGCGCGGGCGTCGGTCCCTACTTCGCTCAGCCGAGGCTGGGACGCGGACTGGCGCGACTCGACTGGAACCGCGACGGCCGCATGGACTTCGCCGTCTCGCACATTGGCGACCGGGCGGGGCTGGTCACGAATGATACCGCACAAGCCGGACACTTCCTCAATATTCGCCTGAGTGCCCGCACGACGGCGCGCGACGCGATCGGGGCCACGGTCGAAGTCGTCGCGGGCGACCGTCGCTGGACGAAGCAGCTCGTCGCAGGGGACGGGTACATGGCCGGCAACGAACGATTGCTGCAGTTCGGACTCGGCTCGGCGGAGACGGCGACGCGGGTCAAAGTTGAGTGGCCGTCCGGGGCCACATCCGAGGTCGATGACGTTCCCGCAGATCGCACACTGGAGCTGATCGAGGATTCGTCGCGAGGGATCTTGCGCGAAAACCCGGAATGCTCGGAGGTGATCGCGACGGTGACCGGCCATGCCGAGTAA
- the ilvB gene encoding biosynthetic-type acetolactate synthase large subunit encodes MMTVAICERPEVTAAKNVVNGAEIMVQALIKQGMDVIFAYPGGCSMPLHQALTFHRDEVRTILPRHEQGGAFAAQGVARTTGKVGVCMGTSGPGATNLVTAIADAKMDSIPMVAITGQVPTTVIGTDAFQETPIVEICRAITKHHYLVTDVRDIPRVVKEAFHIANTGRPGPVLIDMPKNVQLATVSGDVDYDPPMNLPGYHPEVRKAHPNQIRQILAAIRESKKPVFYIGGGVIQADASEEFTKLARKTRIPVATTVMGIGAFPGDDEQSLHMLGMHGTVYSNFAVAEADLLIALGVRFDDRVTGKLEEFAKHGKIIHVDIDASEIHKNKVAHIPVVANVKQVLQGLNAMIADDDVPDTSAWWEKLNAWKKQYPLAYKDSGDFILPQYAIDELCRQTRAKNPYVCVGVGQHQMWAAQFFKFDEPRHWLSSSGLGTMGFGLPAAMGVQAQHPDSLVIDIDGDGCMLMNVQELATLHCEKLPVKILLLNNQHLGMVMQWEDRFHEGNRAHTYLGPVDHPEAVGAGEGAHYEETYPNFVQVARGFGVGAAQVRRKQDFPAALAEMLAYDGPYLLDVVCPYQEHVLPMIPSGKTVHDIIVE; translated from the coding sequence ATGATGACTGTGGCGATTTGTGAACGACCGGAAGTGACTGCTGCCAAAAATGTTGTGAACGGCGCCGAGATCATGGTCCAGGCGCTGATCAAGCAGGGGATGGACGTCATTTTCGCGTATCCGGGCGGCTGCAGCATGCCGCTGCATCAGGCGTTGACGTTCCACCGCGACGAAGTCCGCACGATTCTCCCGCGGCACGAGCAAGGGGGGGCGTTTGCCGCCCAGGGGGTCGCCCGCACCACCGGTAAGGTGGGGGTGTGCATGGGGACGAGCGGTCCGGGGGCGACCAATCTGGTGACGGCGATCGCCGACGCCAAGATGGACAGCATCCCGATGGTCGCCATCACCGGGCAGGTGCCGACGACGGTGATCGGGACCGATGCGTTCCAGGAAACGCCGATCGTCGAAATCTGTCGCGCCATTACCAAACACCACTACCTCGTCACCGACGTGCGCGATATTCCGCGAGTCGTGAAAGAGGCTTTTCATATCGCCAATACCGGCCGCCCGGGCCCGGTGCTGATCGATATGCCAAAGAACGTCCAGCTCGCCACTGTGAGCGGGGACGTGGACTACGATCCGCCGATGAATCTCCCGGGCTACCACCCGGAAGTCCGGAAAGCCCATCCGAACCAGATCCGCCAGATTCTCGCCGCCATTCGGGAATCGAAGAAGCCGGTGTTCTATATCGGCGGCGGCGTGATCCAGGCGGACGCCTCGGAAGAATTTACAAAGCTCGCCCGCAAGACGCGGATTCCCGTCGCGACGACCGTCATGGGGATCGGCGCCTTTCCCGGCGACGACGAACAGTCCCTGCACATGCTGGGGATGCACGGCACGGTCTATTCGAACTTTGCGGTCGCCGAGGCCGATCTGCTGATCGCCCTGGGTGTGCGATTCGACGACCGGGTGACCGGCAAGCTGGAAGAGTTTGCCAAGCACGGCAAGATCATCCACGTCGACATCGACGCCTCGGAGATCCACAAGAACAAGGTGGCCCACATCCCGGTGGTCGCGAACGTGAAGCAGGTGCTCCAGGGCCTGAACGCGATGATCGCCGACGACGATGTGCCCGATACGTCGGCGTGGTGGGAGAAGCTCAACGCGTGGAAGAAGCAGTATCCGCTGGCCTATAAGGACTCGGGAGACTTTATTCTGCCGCAGTACGCCATTGATGAGCTCTGCCGGCAGACGCGGGCGAAAAATCCATACGTCTGCGTCGGGGTCGGCCAGCACCAGATGTGGGCGGCTCAGTTCTTCAAGTTCGACGAGCCGCGGCACTGGCTGAGCAGCTCGGGCCTGGGGACGATGGGTTTCGGCCTGCCGGCGGCGATGGGCGTGCAGGCGCAGCATCCGGATTCGCTCGTGATCGACATCGACGGCGACGGCTGCATGCTGATGAACGTGCAGGAACTGGCCACGCTGCATTGCGAGAAGCTGCCGGTCAAGATTCTGCTCCTCAACAATCAGCACCTGGGGATGGTGATGCAGTGGGAAGACCGGTTCCACGAAGGCAACCGGGCCCACACCTACCTGGGACCGGTCGACCACCCGGAAGCCGTCGGCGCCGGCGAGGGAGCCCATTACGAAGAGACCTATCCGAACTTTGTGCAGGTGGCCCGCGGCTTTGGCGTCGGCGCCGCGCAGGTCCGCCGGAAGCAGGACTTCCCGGCGGCGCTGGCGGAAATGCTGGCCTACGACGGCCCCTATCTGCTCGACGTCGTCTGCCCCTACCAGGAGCACGTGCTGCCGATGATTCCGAGCGGCAAGACCGTCCACGACATCATCGTCGAGTAA
- a CDS encoding carboxypeptidase-like regulatory domain-containing protein, with the protein MRTSILHASIALTLGAAVLAAGCSGGGDGASKRAQVFKAKGKVTYMGNPLVGASVAFSPQGNQPAAVARSDDNGEFSLMTYRAGDGAAAGDYKVMVTVTDEATPGEPKEAHGTVAGVDYAAAYSHSGKGKRSSNILPAKYSDAQNTPLTAKVEPNGKNEFTFELK; encoded by the coding sequence ATGCGAACGTCAATTCTGCACGCTTCAATCGCCCTGACGCTCGGTGCAGCAGTTCTGGCCGCTGGATGTTCGGGTGGGGGAGATGGAGCAAGTAAACGCGCCCAGGTCTTCAAGGCCAAAGGCAAGGTCACGTATATGGGGAATCCGTTGGTCGGCGCGTCCGTGGCCTTTTCCCCGCAGGGGAATCAACCTGCGGCTGTCGCGCGTTCCGACGACAACGGAGAATTCTCACTGATGACTTATCGCGCTGGCGATGGTGCTGCCGCGGGTGATTACAAAGTCATGGTCACGGTGACCGATGAGGCAACGCCCGGTGAACCGAAGGAAGCGCACGGCACCGTGGCGGGCGTCGACTATGCGGCAGCCTATTCCCACAGCGGCAAAGGGAAACGCTCCAGCAACATTCTCCCCGCGAAGTACAGCGACGCCCAGAACACTCCGCTGACGGCAAAGGTCGAACCCAACGGGAAGAATGAATTCACTTTCGAACTCAAGTAA